The following coding sequences lie in one Vicinamibacterales bacterium genomic window:
- a CDS encoding KpsF/GutQ family sugar-phosphate isomerase, whose amino-acid sequence MSERAPRATVAEDGTRAALDLARKVLRIEAAAILGLVDRLDGDFERALDILYRCRGRVIVTGMGKSGIISRKIAATFSSTGTSAFFLHPAEAIHGDLGAIREDDVVVALSHSGETEELLRLLESLRRIGAKLIAITGAPRSTLGRAADVALDCSIAEEACPMNLVPTASTTASLALGDALAMTLLVRKGFREEQFASLHPGGKIGRRLMTVENAMVAGDAAPRVRPSAAMPDIIHEMSSKRLGMTAVVDESGRLIGVFTDGDLRRLMMTRPPNAVMAMTAHEVLTPNPLTIGRSLLAVEALRIMEAHKVTSVIVVDADRVVEGVVHLHDLWRTQMI is encoded by the coding sequence ATGAGCGAGCGCGCGCCGCGAGCGACCGTCGCGGAGGACGGCACCCGCGCGGCCCTCGATCTGGCGAGGAAGGTGCTGCGCATCGAGGCGGCCGCCATCCTGGGCCTCGTCGATCGCCTCGACGGCGACTTCGAGCGGGCGCTCGACATCCTCTACCGGTGCCGCGGCCGCGTCATCGTCACCGGCATGGGCAAGTCCGGGATCATCAGCCGCAAGATCGCCGCGACGTTCTCGAGCACCGGCACCTCGGCGTTCTTCCTGCATCCGGCAGAGGCGATCCACGGCGATCTCGGCGCCATCCGCGAAGACGACGTGGTCGTCGCGCTGTCGCACAGCGGCGAGACCGAGGAGCTGCTGCGGCTGCTCGAGTCGCTCCGCCGCATCGGCGCCAAGCTGATCGCGATTACCGGCGCGCCGCGCTCGACGCTCGGACGCGCCGCCGACGTCGCGCTCGACTGCAGCATCGCCGAGGAAGCCTGCCCGATGAATCTGGTGCCGACCGCCAGCACCACCGCGTCGCTGGCGCTCGGCGACGCGCTGGCGATGACGCTGCTGGTGCGCAAGGGGTTCCGCGAGGAGCAGTTCGCGTCGCTCCATCCAGGCGGCAAGATCGGGCGGCGGCTGATGACCGTCGAGAACGCGATGGTGGCGGGGGACGCGGCGCCGCGAGTGCGTCCGTCGGCCGCGATGCCCGACATCATCCACGAGATGTCGAGCAAGCGCCTCGGCATGACCGCGGTCGTCGACGAGAGCGGTCGCCTGATCGGCGTCTTCACCGACGGCGATCTCCGCCGCCTGATGATGACCCGTCCGCCCAATGCGGTCATGGCGATGACCGCGCACGAGGTGCTGACCCCCAACCCGCTGACCATCGGTCGCAGCCTGCTCGCCGTCGAGGCGCTCCGGATCATGGAAGCCCACAAGGTCACTTCGGTGATCGTCGTCGACGCCGACCGCGTCGTCGAAGGGGTCGTGCACCTGCACGACCTGTGGCGCACCCAGATGATTTGA
- a CDS encoding HAD hydrolase family protein: MTRLKLLLFDVDGVLTDGTILVHADGSESKSFNIKDGAAMVWAQRGGLRVGLLSARTADATAVRAAQLGLSVVVQGSTDKLAGYERIRAEHGLTDDEIGYMGDDLQDLPVLRRAGFSAAPADAAAEVRAAVHWVSASAGGRGAARECIEHVMRAQGLWAAAVAEFLPR, encoded by the coding sequence ATGACCCGTCTGAAGCTGTTGTTGTTCGACGTGGATGGCGTGCTGACCGACGGCACGATCCTGGTGCACGCCGACGGCAGCGAATCGAAGTCGTTCAACATCAAGGATGGCGCCGCGATGGTGTGGGCGCAGCGCGGAGGGCTTCGCGTCGGGCTGCTCTCGGCGCGTACTGCCGATGCGACCGCGGTGCGCGCCGCGCAGCTCGGCCTCAGCGTGGTCGTCCAGGGCTCGACCGACAAGCTGGCGGGCTACGAACGGATCCGCGCAGAGCATGGGCTCACCGACGATGAGATCGGATACATGGGCGACGACCTGCAGGATCTGCCGGTGCTCCGCCGCGCCGGCTTCTCGGCGGCGCCGGCCGACGCGGCGGCCGAGGTACGCGCCGCCGTCCACTGGGTCAGCGCCTCGGCCGGCGGCCGCGGCGCCGCTCGCGAATGCATCGAGCACGTCATGCGGGCGCAGGGCCTCTGGGCCGCCGCGGTCGCTGAGTTCCTGCCCCGCTGA